The following coding sequences are from one Parabacteroides pacaensis window:
- a CDS encoding alanyl-tRNA editing protein, producing MEQPLLNEHNKQEYPPMHTAEHILNQTMVREFGCKRSMNAHIERKKSKCDYFLDADPGLEKMQEIEQKVNEVIRQHLPVTIEFMPKEEAAHIVDLSKLPTDASDTLRIVRIGDYDTCACIGTHVDNTAEIGEFKLLNYDFDNGRLRLRFKLTK from the coding sequence ATGGAGCAACCGCTATTAAACGAACACAACAAACAAGAGTACCCGCCGATGCACACAGCCGAGCATATCCTAAACCAAACCATGGTACGGGAGTTTGGCTGCAAACGGTCGATGAATGCACATATCGAACGCAAGAAATCCAAATGCGATTATTTCCTGGATGCCGATCCCGGCCTAGAAAAAATGCAAGAAATAGAGCAGAAAGTAAATGAAGTAATCCGTCAACACCTTCCTGTTACCATCGAATTTATGCCAAAAGAAGAAGCCGCGCATATCGTCGATCTTAGCAAACTTCCTACGGACGCCTCCGACACACTCCGCATAGTACGGATCGGAGATTATGATACATGCGCCTGCATCGGAACCCATGTTGACAACACCGCTGAAATCGGCGAATTTAAATTACTCAACTATGATTTCGATAACGGAAGATTACGGCTCCGGTTTAAACTAACCAAATAA
- a CDS encoding phosphoglycerate kinase — protein sequence MQTIDNFNFAGKKAFVRVDFNVPLDENFNITDDTRMRAALPTLKKILADGGSIIIGSHLGRPKGVNEKYSLKHILPHLSELLGVDVQFANDCVGEEAAVKAAALQPGEVLLLENLRFYAEEEGKPRGLADDASEEEKKAAKKAVKESQKDFTKRLASYADAYVNDAFGTAHRAHASTALMAAYFDTDHKMFGYLMEKEVKAVEKVLNDINRPFTAIMGGSKVSSKIEIIENLLNKVDNLIITGGMTYTFTKAMGGKIGNSICEEDKLELAKELMAKAKEKGVNLVLAVDAKIADNFSNDANTAFAPVNEIPDGWEGLDIGPKSEEIFANVIKNSKTILWNGPTGVFEFENFTHGSRSVGEAIVEATKNGAFSLVGGGDSVACVNKFGLADGVSYVSTGGGALLEAIEGKVLPGIEAIRGY from the coding sequence ATGCAAACAATTGACAATTTCAATTTTGCCGGTAAAAAGGCATTTGTGCGGGTAGACTTTAATGTACCCTTGGATGAAAATTTCAACATTACGGACGACACTCGTATGCGTGCAGCTCTTCCTACTTTGAAGAAAATCCTTGCAGACGGTGGTAGCATTATTATTGGTTCACACCTAGGCCGTCCTAAAGGCGTTAACGAAAAGTACTCATTGAAACATATTCTCCCCCATTTGTCCGAACTACTCGGCGTTGATGTTCAATTTGCTAATGATTGCGTAGGAGAAGAAGCCGCTGTTAAAGCCGCTGCTTTACAACCCGGCGAAGTTCTTTTACTTGAAAACCTCCGCTTCTACGCCGAAGAAGAAGGTAAACCCAGAGGCTTGGCTGACGATGCTTCCGAAGAAGAAAAGAAAGCTGCCAAGAAAGCCGTAAAAGAAAGCCAGAAAGATTTCACCAAACGTTTGGCTTCTTATGCCGATGCTTATGTAAATGACGCTTTCGGTACGGCACACCGTGCCCATGCTTCCACAGCTCTGATGGCTGCTTATTTCGATACCGACCATAAAATGTTCGGCTACCTGATGGAAAAAGAAGTAAAAGCCGTTGAAAAAGTATTGAATGACATCAATCGTCCTTTCACAGCTATAATGGGTGGTTCTAAAGTTTCATCAAAAATCGAAATCATCGAAAACTTGTTGAATAAGGTAGACAACCTGATTATTACAGGTGGTATGACCTACACATTTACAAAAGCCATGGGAGGCAAAATCGGAAATTCTATTTGCGAAGAAGACAAACTCGAATTAGCAAAAGAACTGATGGCCAAAGCAAAAGAAAAAGGTGTAAACCTTGTATTAGCGGTAGATGCCAAGATTGCAGACAATTTCAGTAACGATGCCAATACCGCATTCGCTCCGGTAAATGAAATTCCCGATGGATGGGAAGGTCTCGATATCGGTCCTAAATCAGAAGAAATCTTCGCAAATGTGATTAAAAACTCCAAGACTATCCTTTGGAACGGTCCTACCGGAGTATTCGAATTTGAAAACTTTACTCACGGGTCACGTTCCGTAGGCGAAGCTATCGTTGAAGCAACCAAGAACGGAGCCTTTTCACTTGTAGGTGGCGGCGACTCTGTAGCTTGTGTTAATAAATTCGGCTTAGCCGACGGAGTTTCGTATGTTTCTACCGGTGGTGGTGCTTTGCTTGAAGCTATTGAAGGAAAAGTTCTTCCCGGCATTGAAGCAATTCGCGGATATTAA
- a CDS encoding aminopeptidase P family protein gives MFSKETYQNRRTALKKAVGSGLLLFLGNDDYGLNYEDNAFRYRQDSTFLYYFGLAYAGLSAIIDIDNDVEIIFGNELTIDDIVWMGMQPTLKEKGNSVGISEIRPLSQIENYLSQASSKGQKIHYLPPYRAEHKLKLFTWLNIKPGTEQPSIPFIRSVVAQRSYKSEEEIAEIEKACNTTADMHLTAIRMVRPGMRENDIVAAVTEVALAAGGDLSFPIIGTINGQTLHNHHYGNIIKEGDLFLMDAGAETAMGYAGDATSTIPASSHYSTHQKEIYDIVVNSHLTAAAALRPGVPFSDLYDLSAQVIVEGLKELGFMRGDAAEAVQVGAHALFYPHGLGHMMGLDVHDMENLGEIWVGYDGQPKSTQFGRKSLRLARPLEPGFVLTIEPGIYFIPELIDMWRAEKRFEEFINYEKVATYKNFGGIRNEEDYLITAEGGRRLGKAIPKTTEEIEALR, from the coding sequence ATGTTCAGCAAAGAAACTTATCAGAATCGCCGGACGGCCTTAAAAAAAGCAGTAGGCTCCGGTTTATTATTATTTTTAGGAAATGATGATTACGGACTGAATTATGAAGATAATGCTTTCCGTTATCGCCAGGATTCTACATTTCTATATTATTTCGGACTTGCTTATGCCGGACTTTCCGCTATAATAGATATCGATAACGATGTAGAAATTATTTTCGGAAACGAACTCACCATAGACGATATCGTATGGATGGGCATGCAACCTACATTGAAAGAAAAAGGGAACTCTGTAGGTATTTCCGAAATCCGCCCACTTTCCCAAATAGAAAATTATCTAAGCCAGGCTTCAAGCAAAGGTCAAAAAATACATTATCTCCCCCCTTACCGTGCCGAACATAAATTAAAACTATTTACCTGGCTGAACATCAAACCAGGAACCGAGCAACCTTCTATCCCCTTCATCCGTTCTGTTGTAGCCCAAAGAAGTTATAAATCCGAAGAGGAGATTGCAGAAATCGAAAAAGCCTGTAACACAACAGCAGACATGCACCTGACCGCCATCCGGATGGTTCGACCGGGTATGCGCGAAAATGATATAGTCGCAGCCGTAACCGAAGTGGCCTTGGCAGCAGGAGGCGACCTCTCCTTTCCTATCATCGGAACCATTAACGGGCAAACTCTTCACAACCATCATTATGGCAATATAATCAAAGAAGGAGATCTTTTCCTGATGGATGCAGGTGCGGAAACAGCCATGGGATATGCCGGCGATGCTACCAGCACCATTCCGGCAAGTTCACACTACTCGACCCATCAAAAAGAAATATACGACATAGTAGTCAATTCCCACCTTACCGCCGCAGCCGCTTTACGTCCCGGAGTTCCCTTCAGTGACCTATATGACCTGTCGGCCCAAGTAATTGTGGAAGGACTGAAAGAACTCGGCTTTATGCGGGGAGACGCAGCCGAAGCCGTTCAGGTAGGAGCCCATGCCCTCTTTTATCCTCACGGCCTGGGACACATGATGGGACTGGATGTACACGATATGGAAAATCTAGGCGAGATCTGGGTAGGATACGACGGTCAGCCCAAAAGTACCCAATTCGGACGGAAATCCCTTCGGCTTGCCCGACCACTGGAGCCGGGATTTGTCCTTACCATTGAACCCGGAATTTACTTTATCCCGGAATTAATCGATATGTGGAGAGCCGAAAAACGTTTTGAAGAATTTATCAATTACGAAAAAGTAGCTACCTATAAAAACTTCGGAGGCATCCGTAACGAAGAAGATTATTTAATAACAGCAGAAGGAGGTCGGCGGTTAGGAAAAGCCATTCCTAAAACAACGGAAGAAATCGAAGCATTGAGATAA
- the panB gene encoding 3-methyl-2-oxobutanoate hydroxymethyltransferase, which yields MSVHLEDTRKVTTHRLIEMKQRGEKISMLTAYDYSMASIIDQAGIDVILVGDSASNVMAGNVTTLPITLDQMIYHGKSVVKAVKRALVIVDLPFGTYQGNSKEALASAIRVMKETHADCIKLEGGAEVRESIERILCAGIPVMGHLGLTPQSINKFGTYTVRAKEEREAEKLIADAHLLEDIGCFGIVLEKIPAKLAAQVASELTIPMIGIGAGNGVDGQVLVMHDMLGINKGFSPRFLRRYADLYDTITDAVQSYIKDVKTSDFPNDKEQY from the coding sequence ATGTCAGTTCATTTGGAAGATACCAGAAAGGTTACCACTCATCGCCTGATCGAGATGAAACAGCGTGGTGAAAAGATCTCTATGTTAACGGCTTACGATTATTCTATGGCTTCGATCATCGACCAGGCCGGTATAGATGTGATTCTTGTAGGTGACTCTGCCTCCAATGTGATGGCGGGGAATGTGACAACCTTGCCTATCACGCTCGATCAGATGATTTATCACGGGAAATCTGTGGTTAAAGCGGTGAAAAGGGCCTTGGTTATCGTGGATTTGCCTTTCGGTACTTATCAGGGTAATTCGAAAGAGGCGTTAGCTTCTGCTATCCGGGTAATGAAAGAAACGCATGCCGATTGTATTAAGTTGGAGGGGGGAGCCGAAGTAAGAGAAAGTATCGAACGTATTCTTTGTGCGGGTATTCCTGTAATGGGACATCTGGGTTTGACTCCTCAATCTATTAATAAATTCGGAACCTATACTGTCCGGGCAAAAGAAGAGCGTGAAGCTGAGAAACTGATTGCGGATGCTCATTTATTGGAAGATATAGGGTGTTTCGGAATTGTTTTGGAGAAAATTCCTGCTAAATTGGCTGCTCAGGTTGCTTCGGAACTGACTATTCCTATGATCGGGATCGGTGCGGGGAATGGAGTAGACGGCCAGGTATTGGTGATGCATGATATGTTAGGCATTAACAAAGGGTTTTCTCCTCGTTTTTTACGGAGGTATGCCGATCTGTATGATACCATTACGGATGCCGTTCAATCTTATATCAAGGATGTAAAGACGTCGGATTTTCCTAATGACAAAGAACAGTATTAG